A genomic region of Miscanthus floridulus cultivar M001 chromosome 3, ASM1932011v1, whole genome shotgun sequence contains the following coding sequences:
- the LOC136545107 gene encoding uncharacterized protein, whose protein sequence is MDMDHNCFNLAVWMAASNNASMLEKDKYHYMDLQFASRTQFGRDPRCCDWIDYEELAKLLQCGPDRDYKIQNCSTILLPYFRDRNYILFIFDMGNKIVHILDPHSPKLWYSGLDPIMPYNGILEIVLNYFSFSMTLVNPAWKENVYLWHRQLKLYLPKAMDWKLAGFLVYNYLKLWNGERLSSFVNIRSDSLRTEFLVHILKSSANECTYDIPGELQDLLKLIN, encoded by the exons ATGGATATGGATCATAATTGCTTCAACCTTGCTGTTTGGATGGCTGCATCCAATAACGCCTCTATGTTGGAGAAAGACAAATACCACTATATGGACCTCCAGTTTGCT tCGAGAACTCAGTTTGGACGAGATCCAAGGTGTTGCGACTGGATAGACTATGAAGAACTAGCAAAATTGCTTCAATGCGGGCCTGATAGGGACTACAAAATACAAAATTGCAGCACT ATTCTATTGCCATATTTTCGAGATaggaactatattttattcatatttgacatgggtaacaaaatTGTGCACATTCTAGATCCGCATTCTCCAAAACTATGGTACTCGGGTCTAGATCCAATCATGCCATATAATGGTATATTAGAGATAGTTTTGAATTATTTTAGTTTCTCCATGACATTGGTCAAtcctgcatggaaagagaatgtTTACCTCTGGCATCGTCAATTAAAACTATATCTTCCAAAAGCTATGGACTG GAAATTGGCAGGCTTCCTTGTCTACAACTACCTAAAGTTGTGGAATGGCGAAAGATTATCGTCGTTTGTCAACATA AGGTCAGATTCACTGAGGACGGAATTTTTAGTTCACATTTTGAAGAGCAGCGCAAATGAATGTACATATGACATCCCTGGGGAACTGCAAGATCTACTTAAACTCATAAATTAG